The genomic interval TCCCGGTCCTGCACAGGCAGACCGAGCAGTTCATCACGCACCGCCCCGCCGACCTGGTAGACCATCATGGAGCGATCAGCGCCCCGCTGCGGAGCGGTACCCCTGATAAGGGCTGGATTCGACCAAGTATCCTGGCGCGACGGCTTCCAGCGCGCTCGGCGTGATGTCGAAAACCGTGGGGAACGCCGCGCTGCACACCGATTCGACCTGCAGGGAGAAATAATTGTCGCGCGTCATGATTTTCTTGCCCGGCAGACATTCAAAAAACCAGGCCTGAAGATAAGAGAGGCGGGGGGACAGGCCAATTATCTTGCGCTTGCGGCCAATCATGGCACCCACCAGTTCCACCAGTTCGCGCAAGGTATAGGCTTTCGGGCCGCACAAATCGTAACTCTGGCCGAAGGTGGCTGAATTGTTGAGGCTGGAGACGTACGCCTGAGCCACATCGTCCACGAACACCGGCTGGAACCTGGCATCCGGGCTGGCCAGCGGCAATACCGGCGCCATTTTGAGCAGGCCGGCAAACTTGTTGAGGAAGGAATCCTCGTGGCCAAAAATCACCGAGGGCCGGAAGGTAGTCACATCAAGGCCATAGCCATCGATGAACCTTGATCCATCGGGATGCGCGCTTTCATCCTCGCCGGGCAGCATGCCAGCGGCGAGCACGATGGCTTCCCCCAGCCCCTTGGAGCGCAGATAGGCGCTCGGCGCACCGGGATCGGCCTTCAACGCGCTCATGTGCAACAGGCGTTTCACGCCGCTTGCGGCGCAGGCGTGCACGATCTTGCGCGGCAGCTCGACGTGCACCTCATGAAAATCACCGCGGCCCGCCAAGGGCTTGTCTGCCCGGCCGGTCTTCTGCTCGTTGAGGATACCGACCAGATTGATCACCGCATCCATGCCGGCGAAATGACGTTCGAGCTCGGCCGGATCGAAAATATTGGCCTCCAACACTTCCACACCGGGTAGCACCGCCACCTTCTTGGCATGCTCGTGCGTACGCGTCAGAACCCGCACCGCATGGCCGGCCATAGCCAGCTTATTGACGAGATGAATACCGACAAAACCGCTGCCCCCCAGTACACACACTTTTTTAATATTCATTTTGCGCCTTAAAAAAACCGCTGCTCGGTAAACAGGACAATTTTAGCCGGAATATCGGCTGCTCGTCACGGATCGCAGGAGGGGCTGCGTTCATCCCGGCTCTGGCACTCTTTTTCGCCAGCTCTGCCCGAGATGGTTCCCAGTCTTTGTTTGAGCGTAACCAGTTGCTGTCCGAAACGGTTAGCGTAGTAGCTGGCGTTGCTCATGACCTTCTGCACATAGTTTCGGGTTTCGGTAAAGGGAATGGACTCGGCGTAAATCGCTCCTT from Sulfurimicrobium lacus carries:
- a CDS encoding complex I NDUFA9 subunit family protein — protein: MNIKKVCVLGGSGFVGIHLVNKLAMAGHAVRVLTRTHEHAKKVAVLPGVEVLEANIFDPAELERHFAGMDAVINLVGILNEQKTGRADKPLAGRGDFHEVHVELPRKIVHACAASGVKRLLHMSALKADPGAPSAYLRSKGLGEAIVLAAGMLPGEDESAHPDGSRFIDGYGLDVTTFRPSVIFGHEDSFLNKFAGLLKMAPVLPLASPDARFQPVFVDDVAQAYVSSLNNSATFGQSYDLCGPKAYTLRELVELVGAMIGRKRKIIGLSPRLSYLQAWFFECLPGKKIMTRDNYFSLQVESVCSAAFPTVFDITPSALEAVAPGYLVESSPYQGYRSAAGR